A DNA window from Candidatus Protochlamydia naegleriophila contains the following coding sequences:
- a CDS encoding MarR family transcriptional regulator, whose product MNVSSIVRKTKIVLTDYPYRRDIENRLLLSHLSIIEVDVLQEILHSSLKISVDQLADSLDISAHELIVILDRLSATKLFKREQHTLTVDKEMRKYYEIQLEKFDDDFEPNLEFLQSLLNKVPIHILPAWYAIPRSSDNIFASIVEKFFLTPKIYRQHLEELEFDDPILTNIMQDVYQAPGFKLTASALIEKYNLSRERFEEALLQLEYHFVCCLTYRRMGDHWEEVVTPFYEWHEYLLFESTTRPKAIVNKAEIQSTCSKEFGFISEMASVLSACQSKPIQRTALTPLYLQTTKEFDSLLAKLIQFGFIQQAASGFSATDKGVLWLKKSIYEQVNALAVDWLSEPPAAAPFSASLWNPRNLRLIEKYLKRLHHQEWVYLDDFLKGFAAPLGDREPISLKNKGKKWKYLLPTYLPEELAFIRLMITERLFELGIVSTGLHNNQVCFCVTPFGHQFIH is encoded by the coding sequence ATGAATGTGTCTTCCATCGTACGTAAAACTAAAATTGTTTTAACAGACTATCCTTATCGTCGAGATATTGAAAATCGCTTATTGCTTTCTCATTTAAGCATCATCGAAGTTGACGTTTTACAAGAAATTCTCCATAGCTCTCTTAAAATTTCAGTGGATCAGCTAGCTGACAGCTTAGACATTTCCGCACACGAATTAATTGTAATCCTCGATCGATTGAGTGCGACCAAACTCTTCAAAAGAGAGCAGCATACCCTGACTGTAGATAAGGAAATGCGCAAGTATTACGAGATTCAGCTGGAAAAATTTGACGACGATTTTGAACCCAACTTAGAGTTTTTACAGAGTCTGCTCAATAAAGTGCCTATTCATATTCTTCCCGCTTGGTATGCGATTCCAAGAAGTTCGGATAACATTTTTGCCTCGATTGTAGAAAAGTTTTTTCTGACTCCAAAAATCTATCGCCAGCACTTAGAGGAGCTTGAATTTGACGACCCCATTTTAACTAACATCATGCAAGACGTCTATCAAGCACCAGGCTTTAAATTGACAGCTTCTGCCTTGATAGAAAAATATAACCTTTCACGAGAGCGCTTCGAAGAGGCTCTTCTTCAGCTCGAATATCACTTTGTCTGCTGCTTAACCTATAGGCGAATGGGCGATCACTGGGAAGAGGTCGTTACTCCTTTTTATGAATGGCATGAGTACTTGCTTTTTGAATCTACCACTCGTCCAAAGGCCATTGTTAATAAAGCAGAGATTCAATCTACCTGTTCAAAAGAGTTTGGATTTATCAGTGAAATGGCCTCCGTCTTGTCGGCCTGCCAAAGCAAGCCTATCCAGCGAACAGCGCTTACGCCTCTTTACTTGCAGACAACAAAAGAGTTCGACTCTCTGCTTGCCAAGCTAATCCAATTTGGATTTATCCAGCAAGCCGCTTCCGGTTTCAGCGCGACAGACAAGGGAGTCTTATGGCTCAAAAAATCGATTTATGAGCAAGTGAATGCTCTTGCCGTAGACTGGCTCAGTGAACCGCCTGCTGCGGCTCCGTTTTCTGCCTCGCTCTGGAATCCCCGCAACCTTCGCTTGATTGAAAAATATTTGAAGCGCTTGCACCACCAAGAATGGGTTTATCTCGACGATTTCTTAAAAGGTTTTGCGGCTCCCTTAGGCGACCGAGAGCCCATTTCCCTCAAAAATAAAGGGAAAAAGTGGAAGTATCTCCTCCCAACCTACCTGCCAGAAGAGCTTGCTTTCATTCGCCTCATGATCACAGAGCGCCTATTTGAACTCGGAATCGTATCAACAGGCCTGCACAACAACCAAGTCTGCTTTTGCGTGACCCCCTTTGGCCATCAATTTATTCACTAG